The stretch of DNA AATATATCAACTGTATTCTTGTGTGATTACACCTTTTGCTACACTGAACCTTTTTACTggttaaagaaagaatttacTATATTCATTAGGAAAGTTTACTAGTGGCTGGTAATGAATTCATCTACATATAGTCTTCAAAACTTTATGAAAATGTTTGGTGAAAAGCATTGTTGTAATGAGCAAACAATAGAATAATAGCACCTAACATGGAAATTATAGCTAAGAGATGCAGCATTCTAAAGAGCATATGCCTGATGTTAAATGCTATCTGAAtaatggtttttctttttttcatgattTGAACAGGCGGAGCCGGGACAAACCAGCGGCAGAGGAAGGGGTAGGGGAAGAGGAAGGGGTAGGGGCAGAGGAAGTAGAAATGTAGTAGATCAAGAGATGAGTTCACAAGCCAAGTGTGAAGAAGATTCTGAGGCATTGAAGCAAAATGAAAAGCAGAGTCAAAGCAATGAAAGCATGGAAAACGCATCATCACCTGAAGAAGTTAAGCAGAGTTTTCCGGTGAGCAAGCCGGCTCAGGTGTCGATTCGAAATTTTGACTTAAACATGGACCCAGATGAGAATATGGAATCGTTAACATCACCAACTGCTGTTCCAACCAGTTCATCAGCAAAATCAATATCAGAAGAGAAACATCATGAGGAATATCCTGGATGGTCCTTGTCTGATATGGAAAAAATGTCCATTGATCCCATTCAACTAGCTAACATAAATGGAAGGattgatgaagatgaagaggaTTATGATGAAGAAATGTAAATAGACATGTGTGTGTTTAATGATGACTTCTCATATAGGGCAGTGACTAGAAAACTCTAATGGATAACTAGAGTAGACTTTTTAGGAGCAGTGTTAGACAGAATCCTTAGTAGTTAGCAAGATTAGGAGGGATGATAGGCCATTCATTGATTACTCTCTTAACAATCTTTGTTTTAGGCCAAAAGTGGAGATATAGATTGTTGCAATTAGAAATAGTGTCAAGGTATTGTAATTTGAGAAATTTTACATGAAGATTTTGGGTGAAGTGCGGCTTAAAATTTCAAGTGTTTTATCTGTTATGATTTTGTTCTTTCTTAATCAGATTCATATGCAACGGGACGggcacgggtttcgctatcccatacccatccccccgtaaaaaaaattcatccccatacTCAAACCTaacgggtattaaacttttgacccatctTCATCCctaccgggtaacgggtataatctcgtacctaTACCCATattcattttcttactacttcaatattaattttaattaatttttataaaataataaaatttatatgataaaggaaacataatattatcaaatattcaatattagaatgatgattgtttcctccatatcaaatactttaaaataaattataattgtttacattttatataataatatcaaataaaatttcatgagaactaaaacaattattaaatttgcaaatattaatgaaacataattgataaaatttaaaaatattttttaaaaaatataaaagaaaaacaaatattcaaattaaaatatattttaaatgtttgtttacttcaatcttttaaattctaataaatcttttttttatatactaataaaagttataatacatcatttgatcaaaatgatacaaagaacagaattgatattttaaatgtttgtttacttcaatcttttaaattctaataaatattttttttatacactaataaaagttataatacaccatttgatcaaaatgatacaaagaacaaataataatcataatatacgtttaaaataaattataattgtttacattttagattataatacaaaataaagtttcatgagaaccaacacatttattaaatttacaaacattaatgaaacctagttaataatatttaaaaatattttttaaaaagtataagcgaaaaataaatattcaaattaaaatatattttaaatgtttgtttacttcaatcttttaaattctaatgaatatcttttttatatactaataaaagttataatacatcatttgatcaaaatgatacaaagaacaaataataatcataataaaagtttaaaataaattataattatttacattttagattataataccaaataaaatttcatgagaaccaacacatttattaaatttg from Vigna unguiculata cultivar IT97K-499-35 chromosome 8, ASM411807v1, whole genome shotgun sequence encodes:
- the LOC114193593 gene encoding dr1-associated corepressor-like isoform X2; the protein is MQADEDVGKIAMAVPLLVSKALELFLQDLCDRTYEITLRRGAKTMNAFHLKQCVQTFNVFDFLKDIVSKVPDLGGSVANGDDHTVKRRKVAEDDNDSHEEPKRNNKAEPGQTSGRGRGRGRGRGRGRGSRNVVDQEMSSQAKCEEDSEALKQNEKQSQSNESMENASSPEEVKQSFPVSKPAQVSIRNFDLNMDPDENMESLTSPTAVPTSSSAKSISEEKHHEEYPGWSLSDMEKMSIDPIQLANINGRIDEDEEDYDEEM
- the LOC114193593 gene encoding dr1-associated corepressor-like isoform X1; protein product: MRKKLDTRFPAARIKKIMQADEDVGKIAMAVPLLVSKALELFLQDLCDRTYEITLRRGAKTMNAFHLKQCVQTFNVFDFLKDIVSKVPDLGGSVANGDDHTVKRRKVAEDDNDSHEEPKRNNKAEPGQTSGRGRGRGRGRGRGRGSRNVVDQEMSSQAKCEEDSEALKQNEKQSQSNESMENASSPEEVKQSFPVSKPAQVSIRNFDLNMDPDENMESLTSPTAVPTSSSAKSISEEKHHEEYPGWSLSDMEKMSIDPIQLANINGRIDEDEEDYDEEM